caaaaaaaaaaaaaaagtccagtctCAAATTTGACAAGTATGTcaaagccttttttcttttttctgagacaaagtcaaactctgtcccccaggcggctggagtacagtgccaagatctcggcttactgtatcctccgcctcccaggtttgactcagtctcgtgcctcagcctcctcagtagctgggactacaggtgcgtgccaccatggccagctaattatttgtatttttagtagagatgggtttcactatgttggccaggctggtcttaaactcctggcctcaagtgatccgcccaccttggcctcccacagtgctgggattacaggcggaccctactgtacctggcctccaagcacttttttttttttttttgagacggagtgtcgctctgtcgcccaggctggagtgcagtggccggatctcagctcactgcaagctctgcctcccgggtttttacgccattctcctgcctcagcctcccgagtagccgggactacaggcgcccgccacctcgcccggctagttttttgtattttttagtagagaccgggtttcaccgtgttagccaggatggtctcgaactcctgacctcgtgatccacccgtctcggcctcccagagtgctgggattacaggcttgagccaccgcgcccggcctttttttttttttttttgagagttttgctcttgtcacccaggctggagtgcagtggtgcggtcttggctcacagcaacctctgcctcctgggttcaagcaattctcctgcctcagccttccgagtagctgggtttacaggcatgtgcccagctaatttttgtatttttagtagagatagggtttctccacattggtcaggctggtctcgaactcctgacctcaggtgatctgcccacctcggcctcccaaagtgctgggattacaggcgtgccccaaCGTACCTGGTCTCCAagcactttttatttaatttctacatCACTTTTTTAATGTTTGGTTTTGGtggttggatttttaaaatattttgttgtaaaTTATGTTTCACAAATGAGGTCACCTTATGCTGTTATGCATGTCTTTATCACCTCTGTAGTTTCGTGGTGTTTTTTTGGCCCACATTAGTATACTGCTTCACTGTAGTTCATTTGACCTATCTGGTTTATTTTGATGAACATTAGGTGGTTTTCCAGTTGCTTGTTTTGCTTATAAtagtaaatttaaacatttctgcTATGAACACTTCCTTTGTTtaaagaaacattatttaaatgaatatttctaTAGCAAAAAAGTAGTGATAGCTTTTCTCAAATATATATCTCACCCTGAAACCGGTTTGAATTATTTCAATTTCAAGACGCTTTAAATTCTGTTATATTAACAGAAAAtttatggggttgttttgttctgtttagagacagggtcttgctgtgttgcccaggctggagtgcagtggtgcaatcgtagttcactgcagcctcaaacctaggctcaagcgattctcctgcctcagcctcctgagtagctgggactacaggcagatgccaccacaattagtttattttgtttttgtagagatggggtcttgctatgttgcccaggctggtcttgaactcttgggctcaagtagtccccccacctcagcctcccagagtgttgggattacacgcgtgagccaccgtgcccagctgcaaATTTTTGATTATAAGAATTATTAAGTCAACTGTCTCTTATACCGGAAATACTTTTCAGTCTGTTACTGACATGTAATACTAACCTTTCTTtggtttatattaaaaatgagtaTCTCAGTAGTGATAGCTGGAAATGGAGTATAAGTTTATATCAGACTTACAGAAAATCTCTCTTTGAACTTTTAATAACCTGTATCCCAATTGGGTTATATTTAATTGTGTTTATTCTAGAACATGACCTTTGACCTGCCATCAGATGCCAAAGTAGTGCTCAACAGCAGCTCCTGTGGCAAAGAGAACACTTCTGACCCCAGCCTCGTGATCGCTTTTGGAAGAGGACAGACACTAACCCTCAATTTCACAAGAAATGCAACTCGTTACAGCGTCCAGCTCATGAGTTTTGTTTATAACTTGTCAGACACACACCTTTTCCCCAATGCAAGCTCCAAAGGTAAGAACCAAAGTGGGCCGATTATAAAGTGATAGAAAATTGGGTTGGAGGATTGTCTAAAGTTACTTTTACCTGAGAATTACaggttgggtgtagtggctcacacctgtaatcctagtattttgggaggctgaggcagacagatcacttgaggtcaggagtttgagaccagcctggccaacattgcaaaacactgtctctactaaaaatactaaaattagccaggtgcggtggcaggcacctgtaatcctacctactcgggaggctgaggcaggagaatcgcttgaacccaggaggcagaggttgcagtgagccaagatggcgccactgcactgcagcctgggtgaccgagtgagactctctctaaaaaattaaaaaacacgcagccaggcatggtagctcacgcctgtaatcccagcactttgggaggccgaggcgggcagatcatgaggtcaggagttcgagaccagcctgactaacgtggtgaaaccccctctctccaaaaagttcaaaaattagctgggcgtggtagcgcgtgcctgtaatcccagctactcaagaggctgaagcaagagaatcacctgaacgcagaaggcagaggttgcagttagccgagatcacgccactgcactccagcctgggcgacagggcaagactccgtctcaaaaaaaataaaaaacacataaaataaactaAGTACGacaagtgatttttctttttaaatctagaaATCAAGACTGTGGAATCTGTAACTGATGTCagggctaaaataaaaaacacataaactAAGTACTAAAAGTGGTTTgcaattgtgattttttttttttttttaatctagaaatCAAGACTGTGGAATCTATAACTGACATCAGGGCAGATATAGATAAAAAATACAGATGTGTTAGTGGCACCCAGGTCCACATGAACAACGTGACCGTCACGCTCCACGATGCCACCATCCAGGCGTACCTTTCCAACAGCAGCTTCAGCAGGGAAGGTAGGACACTGACCCTTGGCCCTCTGGTGCTAGTGGGTGGGTAGTTGGGCTGCAGTGACTGTGGGTGACCTCACTCCTCTGTGTCCTGGCGCTGGGCTCTGCTTGGAAGGCGTGTGCACACGGCCAGGGACGTCTCTGCAGAACGTTCTCATCCTTCTTCCTAGGGCAGGTGACTTGTAGATGAGGGTGGACACATGTTGATTATAAAGGGTAGAAGATTGAAGTGAAATATCCCAGGACAGAGACAGATGTTGTGTGGTCTCCCTCCCAGGGGAGCTAAAGAAGTAGCACTCGGGGAGGTAGAGAGAATGGTGGtcaccaggggctggggggcGAAGTTGGTCAGAAGATAGAAAGTTTCAGGAAGGCAGGAGGAATTAGTTGGAGAGATCTgttgtacagcatgtgactgcagttaataatgtatttttaactcTTCTCACCATAAAAAAGTGTTTGATTTTAGCTGTAGATGTATTTCAAAACATCCTGACACAtggtaaatacatacaattattacTTGAAAATGTCAGAAGGGCAAAGCAGTTGAAACCTTTGTGCTTCTGCTGGGGCAGAGATGATGGGATCAGGGTCGCAGATCTCTCGCAGTGTGAGCCAGTTCTGCTGGGGCAGAGATGGTGGGATCAGGTCACAGATCTCTCGCAGTGTGAGCCAGTTGCCTTCACACAGGGACCTAGTCTCACCTCCATCCGGCTCTTGCCAGCCAGCTTAGGGACAGGTGCAGAAAGACCAGCACTGCCTCTCTGAGGAGGTCAGGGCCGCGATGATGCACCTGCTAACCCAGCCACCGGGCTCTGGGGTCAGGCAGGGTCCAGGCCACCTTCTGGCCCTGTGATCTTGAGCAGAGTAGTTTACCTCTCATTTTCTTTGCATGTGGGATAAGATTAAAAGCCTGTCTTGGAAGATTGTtagaattaaaagagaaatgcaTGCAAAGTGTGTATCTCAGCATCTGGCCCAGAGTTCAGTAGCAAACACCTGGTAAATCCTCTTACTGTTGAGGAGCTTCTCTCCTGAGCCTCACAGTCCAGGTCATAGGTTGTTGTCATTTTGCTGAAGTGTGAGAGCCTGTGATTTGCTTTAGGGTGGGCTTTCCCAGCTGATAGAAATATGTGTGGAGACATCCCTTAGGGTGGGCTTTCCTGGCTTCTAGAAATATATGGAGACATCACAGCCTTCTCTAGTCTTGAGAACTGCTGTGGAGACCTTTGGTTTGCAACATTCCTCAGCAGTCTTGCTTAAAGGCTGAGGAGTGACTGCTGGGCTCCAGGAGGCTCGTCCGTCTCCCGCTCCCCGAGGAGCAGGCACTCTTGCAGGTCGGCAGCCCCTGGTGCTGGGCCGGTCTTGCCCAACTCCAATTTCCATACAgcccatgagctaagaatggCTTTTTGGTTTATAAATGTAACATAGCACAAATCAGAAAACGAGTATTTATTGACACacaaagattatttaaaattcagtgtccataaattaattaaattttcttgGAACGCAGCCACACTCACTTATTTACACATTATCTGTGGTTGCTTTTGTATGAACAGTGGCAGGGCTGTGTTGTCTTGACAGAGAGCCACAGCCCACAACGTCTAAAGTATTTACTGTCTCTTGCTTTATAGCAAACTTTGCCTCCCCTGATGAGTGGGTGAAAAGGAGCCCGACTGGGAAACCCCGGGTGTGACTGGGACCTGATGGGGCCACGTGGGCTCCCATAGGGGAGGCTTGGACGGAAACATGGGAAACCCCGGGTGTGACTGGGACCTGGTGGGGCCGTGTGGGCTCCCATAGGGGAGGCTTGGACGGAAACACACTTAGGAGCTGGGTCCTCTACAGGTGCTGCTGCCTTTAATCCTCAGCACAGGGCCCCGGGGGCCGTGGTGACAGCCCCTTTCCTGGTGCAGCCTCTGTTCACACGGAGCCTGGAGTCGTGTCTGCTTCATCGGGAAGAGCGGGCTAGAGTCCCCTCACATGGGCCGTGTGTGTCTGAGGACGGCCGTCTGGCAGCCTGTCCAGGTCACGGGCTGCGTGTGTCTGAGGACGGCCGTCTGGCAGCCTGTCCAGGTCACGGGCTGCGTGTGTCTGAGGACGGCCGTCTGGCAGCCTGTCCAGGTGTGTTCATGCTCTCAGACATGCAGAGCTAAAGATGACTTCAGCTAGGGCAGCACTCCCTACCGAGTGGGAGTTAAGAGTGACACATGGGGGTCGTGTTCCCGGTTATCGATTTCCAAATTATCTGGGCTCCACACCTAGCTGGCTGCCTCTGGGCTGCATCAGTGTGGCttgaagaggagaaggaaaggcaTGCACTCTCTGTCAGAGCTTTTGGGAAGTGAGAGAGAATTGGGTGCTGACCTTGGTTGGGGACTCCCTTGGCCAGGCCCGGACACGGTTGCAGAACGTGTCACATCCGCATGTGGCTCTGTGACCGAAGGGTGCGTGTCACGTGATGGCTCCCTTACTTCTGCCTGGAAGTGAGGGGCTGCTAGGTGAAGGTCAGCAAGGATGTTGAGCACCTGAGACGGGTGGCAGGATTCTCTAGACGAAAGACAAGGCTTCACAGGTCCGGAGAAGCTTGTTAGGttcttctgagaaactgtttcttCAGGCTAATAATTAGTTTTAAGATAGACTAGTTTTGAGAGCAGTCTTAGGTTTCCGTGTATTCTCTGCTGCTGTGCATGTACAGCCTCCCACAGCCTCCCTCCGTGTCCAGATCCCGGACATTGGTTCCTTTTTTAATGGAGACCACGCATGTGATTCCAAGTGGAAAAGGCCCAACAGCCCAGCCCTGGCCACTTGCCCCTCCTGGAGGCAGCCGTTGTGGAGATGCCCGTGTGCTTGGGGTGGGGCCCCCTGGAGGCtgcttccagcctgggtggcgcTGGACCAGAAAGCCTCAttcatcttgctttttttttttttttgagacagagtctcgctctgtcgcccaggctggagtgcagtggcgcaatctcggctcactgcaaccttggcctcctgggttcaagcgattctcctgcctcagcctcttgagtagctgggattatgggtgcacatcaccacgtctggctaatttttgtatttttagtaggggggtcgtttcatcatgttggccaggatggtctcggactctggacctcccaaactgctgggatcacacatgtgagccaccgtgcccggcctgtattgCCTTTCAATACATCATCTTATCTAATAAAGCTCGGGGACCtcgtagattttatttttaaaggaaatgaagccaagttttgtttttgtttttgtttttgttttttttgagacggagtctcgctctgccacccaggctggagtgcagtggcgcaatctcggctcactgcaagctccgcctcctgggttcatgccattctcctgcctcagcctcctgagtaactgggactacaggtgcccgccaccatgcccagctaattttttgtatttttagtagagatggggtttcactgtggtctcgatcccctgaccttgtgatccgcccgccttggcctcccaaagtgctgggattacaggcgtgagccactgcgcccggccgcataAGCCAACTTTGAATGGACTTTCCTGTTGGTTTTGTACCTTCCTTCCTGAGCATCTTCAAAGTAGGGCAGATGTGGCTGGatgcggtgggtcacgcctgtaatcccagcactttgggaagtcgaggtgggtggatcacctcaggtcaggagtttgagaccaacctggccaacatggcgaaaacccatctctactaaaaatacaaaaattagcctggcgtggtggcaggtgcctgtagtcccacctactcaggaggctgaggcaggagaatcgcttgaacctgagaggtggaggttgcagtgagcctagatcatgccactgcactccagcctgggtgacagagtgagactccatttcaaacaaacaaacaaaaacaggataGATGACTGTCACTCCGGAAGGTCTGAGTACAGCTGTGCCTGAGGCTGGAGTCAGCCAGGGGTCTCTCCAAACCGGATTTCCAGCCCAGGCCCACATGGGGTTAGCAGATCTACGGTGAGGCCCAGCCAGGCTTCTGGGTTTAGAGTTCACCTGGAGGAGTGGGGTGTTGTCGTCTTTTATCCTCAGGGTCTGATAGGTGCACGCTTGTTGAATGAGTCAGAGGACTGCCTGACCCCTGTTAGGAGTTGGAAATAGAGGTCACCTTCATACACAGGTCACCATGTCTCACCTCCCACCCAATTTGgcggcatttttttttaattcctaggAACAGAGTCTGACTCTTAGCTTAAATAGAAGGAATCAATGGTAAAAcactggaggcggaggttgcagtgagctgagatcgcgccagtgcactccagcctgggtggcagagcgagtgagactcgtctcaataaaaaagaaagaaaaaaaaagacctaccATCAGAAAGGTGGGGAGGATGAGAGTCCTGCCTTAGGACAGGTGAaaggggcaggagaaggtcagaggccTGACACAGCCAACATTTTCACAGAAGACTGTAAGAGGGCTGTGGGGGGGGAGCTATGAGCCGGGAGCCTGGGTGCGAACCAGTCTCATCCTCACAGACCCCCTGAGGCTCTGAATTGCAGCCTGCAGGTTGGTGTGAGTATCTGCTGTTGCCAGGAGAGGAGGGGCCTTCAGAGCACATGAGCTTTGGAAAGGCCCGGCTAGTGCTGCTCTCcggagggggttgggggaggcGTGCAGTGGACCCCCAGGTCCTCAGGTCTCCGAGAGGCTCCTGTGCCACCGTCTCCCCCCGGGCAGCGCAGGGCGCTCTCCAGCGTGTTCTGTGACGATCTCTCCGTCCGTCAGTCCTCGTCCGCAGCAGGAAGGACTTGGGTATTAATAGTGTGAGTTCAGGGAAGGAGAGTGAGGGTTTTGCGTTTGTAATTCGGGTAGAAGGAAGAGGGCATTTTATCCACACTCATTTCTCAAGTTCCAATTTTTTAAACTGGTGGTTAGACCTGATGATGTGTTTCCAACTTCTCGTGACCACTCTACAGAAACAAGGGGGGAAATGAACGTGTTACGTGGATCACAGCTTAAAAATAATTGTCAGAGCAGCGTAGGTGACACTTTTTCTGTGTGTCGTGTGGCCATCTAGACTAGAATTTGGAGACTGGCCAGTTTTGATTGGGTTTTGCACATTTAACTTTTGCCTGTTTGACCGTGTTCTGTGATATTTTATAAAGGAACCGTGAAgctgctgtttgttttttgagacagggtctcccaggccggagtgcagtagcacagtaactgctcaccgcagcctcagcctccaggctcGTGGCCCTCCCGAGtcagccttctgaggagctgggactcaggctcatgccaccatgcctggctaattttttagaaatactttgtggagatagggtcttccagtgtttccaggctggccttgaactcctgggctcaagcagtcctcgttccttggcctctcaaagccctggaattacagacatgagccaccgcgcccagcaggtGAAGCTGTTTTGGAAAGGACTGGTCGACCTGCAGCTTAGCCAAGGGCAGTGAGCGAGGTTCCCTGAGCACATCCCCGGTTGGGACGGCTCCCAGGGGCTGTCGGTGCCTCTCACTTCAGAGCTTCGTGTGGTTACTGCAGCTCTTCTCTGCCATCTTCTGCTCTGTCCAGAAGGGGCTTTTACACCGGGGTGCGGGGGACTCCTGCGTTGTGTGTCCCAGAACCTGTTGGGGTGCAGTCATAGGTGACATCTCCTATCTCTTTCCTCCCCTGAGTAGATGGTGTGTGAAGGTCAAATTGGCCACTGACTGTTGAGATGGAAGCGGAAGCAACAAGTGACTGATGGAGTTATGGGGGCAGATCCCCCGCAGGGTTGCCCACCCTGGATATTTGGGGCTCACGCGTGCTGACTCAGCCTAGCAGAGTTGTGGAAAGGATCAAATTGGGtagaaattatgtaaatattattgaGTATCCACAGAAACAAGTGGTAAAAGAACCTGATTTCAAGGTTGATGGTGTGTTGGTGTGAGTGTTGGCCACAGAAGACTCAGTAGAGCTCTGCCGAGGGTTCAGTCTGCCTTGACTTTGAATATAAATTTGTGTTGTGAACGTGTTGGTGGGTCAGTTGCTGAGGGACAGAGTCACATTCAGACTGCTGTACGTTCCCTGGGGGTGCCATGTGGCCCCTCCACAGACTCCCTGGACTGTGCCCTCTTGTCCGGGGATTTCAGACGCACCCACATTCAGTACCTTCTCCCTCGTGAGGATGCTTGCCCATCCCTCACAGCCACCTCCCCAGATGAAAACCCAACACAGCTGGCTAGCCTTGGCCACCTTTGAGCGTCTGCTCACACGTGGGGTCCTTGCGGAGGCTGCCTGACCCCTGTCCTGCCAGAGGGCCTCCTTGGCTGTGCTGCGTCCCACCTGGCTGGTCTGTGTGCGCTGCAAACCCTGTTTTCCTCTTGGTACTATTTCCAGCACGATCCTGGCACCAACCCGACAGCTCAGGGAGCAGTTTCTGAGTCGTCACCGTTTCCCATGGGGGGAGGTGGCTGGCCACGCAGCACAGCCTCCTGCGTCCACTCCTTCGTGACAGCGGTCAAGGCCTTCTCACCCTCACTTTAGGAAGAGGGTGGCACAGTGGACCCTGTCCAGCCACGGGGCGTGGCATGTGGTGGGCAGTGCCTGCTGCCCAGGCAGAACTGTTCTGGGtagtgggaggtggaggctgagggtGCCCCGGGGGCCTGTGCGAGCCATCTGCAGTCTGCAGGACCCGGCTCTGTCCTGTGCATGTAGAAAGGCACTAGCGAGAGCCACCTTGGGCGACGGAGAAACTAGTCACCAAGGACGCCAGAGCCCACAGGTGTAGTTTTGTTTCTGAGTTTGGATCTTACTGTAACTGCTGATGGTTATGAGAAACCCGGACCTGGATCTCCCTCCACTGTACCTGCAGAGACGCGCTGTGAACAAGACAGGCCTTCCCCAACCACAGCGCCGCCTGCGCCACCCAGCCCCTCGCCCTCACCCGTGCCCGAGAGCCCCTCTGTGGACAAGTACAACGTGAGCGGCACCAACGGGACCTGCCTGCTGGCCAGCATGGGGCTGCAGCTGAACCTCACCTATGAGAGGAAGGACAACACGGTAGGCCTGGGCCTCGCCTGGGCGAGGGGGACGGTACAGCAGGGTGGGGCCTCTGCTCCCTGTGCACCGAGAGCATCTCCGCACGTCATGCTGTAAGGCAGGGTGGGAGCTCAGCTTGCAGGACGTGACCCTGCAGGACAAGAGCCGGCATCTGTGTCAGGGAGTCTGTTTTGTAGGAGCACAGCCGTCCTGCTGGTTCCATCATCCAAGGCTGGTGTTCCAGCACGGCCTGTTGAGCAGTGTGGCCCATGGAGCCTAAAACATTCACTTGGCCCCTGATAGAACCTAAggtttctttacatatttatcatgGAAACATTTAAGTGttacatttttatagttttcttttgaaatagtttttctcCCCTAATAGTGACGGGCTGTGGGGGTTGTGGGGGTCGATTTGCGTGCCATGGGGTGAGTTTGCAAGGCTGACTGCTGCGGGGGAGGTGGTGCTGCTGGGTGCCGTCCACGCGGGGACGCTGCACTCACGGGGGCAGGGAGTCATCTTGGGACCCCGAAATCTGCACAGATCACCGAAATCTGTGTGGCCTTTCAGTGTTTTCCTTCTGATTTGGGTTAAGACAAATGTGGCCTTGAATTCATGGTTTCGGGACTGTGTGTCTTTGCGAGTGTGTGGAAGACCTGAGCCACGGTGCTGACCTGCTTGCTTGTCTTACGCAGACGGTGACAAGGCTTCTCAATATCAACCCCAACAAGACCTTGGCCAGAGGGAGCTGCGGCGCCCACCTGGTGACTCTGGAGCTGCACAGCGAGGGCAGCACCGTCCTGGTCTTCCAGTTCGGG
The window above is part of the Macaca mulatta isolate MMU2019108-1 chromosome 17, T2T-MMU8v2.0, whole genome shotgun sequence genome. Proteins encoded here:
- the LAMP1 gene encoding lysosome-associated membrane glycoprotein 1 isoform X2 — protein: MFVSSLTHCASAAMFIVKNGNGTACIMANFSAAFSVNYDTKSGPKNMTFDLPSDAKVVLNSSSCGKENTSDPSLVIAFGRGQTLTLNFTRNATRYSVQLMSFVYNLSDTHLFPNASSKEIKTVESITDIRADIDKKYRCVSGTQVHMNNVTVTLHDATIQAYLSNSSFSREETRCEQDRPSPTTAPPAPPSPSPSPVPESPSVDKYNVSGTNGTCLLASMGLQLNLTYERKDNTTVTRLLNINPNKTLARGSCGAHLVTLELHSEGSTVLVFQFGMNASSSRFFLQGIQLITTLPDARDPAFKAANSSLRALQATVGNSYKCNAEEHVRVTKAFSVNIFKVWVQAFKVEGGQFGSVEECLLDENNMLIPIAVGGALAGLVLIVLIAYLVGRKRSHAGYQTI
- the LAMP1 gene encoding lysosome-associated membrane glycoprotein 1 isoform X1; its protein translation is MAAPGSARRSLLLLLLLLGLTHCASAAMFIVKNGNGTACIMANFSAAFSVNYDTKSGPKNMTFDLPSDAKVVLNSSSCGKENTSDPSLVIAFGRGQTLTLNFTRNATRYSVQLMSFVYNLSDTHLFPNASSKEIKTVESITDIRADIDKKYRCVSGTQVHMNNVTVTLHDATIQAYLSNSSFSREETRCEQDRPSPTTAPPAPPSPSPSPVPESPSVDKYNVSGTNGTCLLASMGLQLNLTYERKDNTTVTRLLNINPNKTLARGSCGAHLVTLELHSEGSTVLVFQFGMNASSSRFFLQGIQLITTLPDARDPAFKAANSSLRALQATVGNSYKCNAEEHVRVTKAFSVNIFKVWVQAFKVEGGQFGSVEECLLDENNMLIPIAVGGALAGLVLIVLIAYLVGRKRSHAGYQTI